The Sus scrofa isolate TJ Tabasco breed Duroc chromosome 6, Sscrofa11.1, whole genome shotgun sequence region AGGGTCACGGTCATGGACTCCAGTCCTAGGTCCCAGTGTCACTTGGGGTGATTGGCCACCTCTCTTGGTGTGACAGGGTGGTCACAGCCCTGCCCAGCTGGCGGCGTTGcgcaggaagggaagggggaaggtcACCCAGCTCCATAGACAAGGGATGAGATTcaaggcagagaaggagaaagctttttcttcctcctgaagCTGAGCACTACCCAcggtccctccctgcccccagctctggagctcagtgggtcaaaggcaACCTTAGTTCCTTATTTTGATCTGTGGGGATGAAGGGTGGCAAAGGTATCTCAGGCCCCCGCCTCCCTCCATGAAATATGCCCTTCAACTTCACTGAGCTCCCTTCAGCCTCCCGTCGGCCTGCTGGGGACAGTTAAGCTGATAGATGCAGTTTCTGTGGGGTCTTTTCCAGCCCTCCTCTTGTCagctcctctcccaccccctctgccTGTGCCCTCTCAGCTGCCTCCCAgttcccccactcccacccccgcaCCTGCTCTTAACCACGTACCCAGGGCAGCTGCGGAGATCAAGAGGAGAAAGATGGTGGCAGGTGGGGTTTGGAGGGCTCGGCGACCCCCAGGCATCTTCTCCCAGTGAGTTGGTTTGTCTGGGTTGCAGCAGTCCGGGGGTACCAGATCCCACCTCGGTCAAGCTCAAAACCCCGCCCCACTTCCTGCCCAGCCCTGCGGAGATGGGCTCCACTGGCCCCACTGCTGGGCCGCTGGCTGTCAGGCTGCGGGGAGCCCCTGCCAGGAGGCTTCAGGCTACAAGTGGAGAGGAACCGCTCCCTGCACCTGTGGCCACCACAATTCCCCCGAGAGGAGACTGCTCGGGTGGGGGGAAGAGGCTGGTTCAAGGCCCTTCACCTCGTCACTGGAAAGGAAGACTGAGGCAGCTGGGGTTTGGGGTGCCTGCTGTGTTCAGGTGAGGGGGTGGTTCCAAACTTAGCCTCTGCTCCTCAGTGGCCTTGGGCAAAACTggtcccctctctgagcctctgtgttTTCTTGGGGTTGGAAAAGAGGAGTTAATTAAAGAGACTGTACATGCTGAGCACGGAACACAGGgcctggcagggagcaggggctCAGTAAATGTTGGTGACCTTGAACACTCCCAAGGAATAAAGCATCAGGTCCACCAGCTCAGTGACTAGGTGGTAGCTTCCTTTTCAGagccttggctttttttttttttttttttttctttttttgccttggCATTTTTAACCTGAGCGATAAGGATAAAATGTCTCCTTGGTGGCGCTCCGAGGTGATgcagtgagtttaggatccagtgctgtcactgctgtggtgtgggtttgagccctggccttgtgggcatggccaaaacaaatcTCCCTGGTATTGTGACATGAGATGAGGGTCCCAACGCCCATGCACCCCAGTGGGCTCTTGTGTGGTGTTCTTTCATTTTAGCCTCTACACAGGTGGGCAAGGCAGGTCATCCCccttttatagaggaggaaactgaggccatcACAGGGAGGGGACACCATCACTGTCACTTGCCCAGTGTTATGTAGTTTGGTGGTGGGGCAGGGATTCCTAGTCACTTATGTGTGCCCAGGTTCCTTTGAGCATCAGTTTAGGTCAAGAGGGAGAGAAATGAGGcctaaaggtgagggggaggtgaaTGATAAAAAGTTGTTGAGATGTTTGTGAGTGTTCAGGGGACCGTCTCACACATGTACACACTGACACATAAGGAGACAGCTAGGAAAAAACTCATGGCAGGAAGATTTCTGGTCACAAAAACTGGGAAACAGATGAAAAGCCCATTTACAGGAGAATGGATGATACCTTGAGGTACGGTCAACCAGTGGAGTAGTACACAGCAGAAGAGGCTGAGCTTTGCTTGTCTGTAGGGCTgcatctctgagccacaagaggttaaggatctggggttgtcactgcggCAGCAGCCTAGGTCACTGCTgaagtatgggttcaatccctggcccggtagCTTTGCAAACCCCctaaagcacaaaacaaaacagggttgCCTCTCAGaaataacaaaatgagaagaaacgTATTCTGGCAGGCTTGTtttcaaaaggcaaaacaatCCATGCGGGGGAGCGACACCTCATTCCTGAGAGGGGTTGACTCTGGGGGAAGCGAGGAGGTCTTGACTGGGAAGGTCACACAGAGGGCTTGTCCGCCTTTGTTTGTcctgttttacttcttcttcttttttattttttgcttcttagggccacacccatggcatatggaggttcccagggtacaggtcaaatcagagctatagctgccagcttatgccacagccactgcaatgctggatctgagccccatttttaacctacaccacaactcacatcaacgccagatcctcaacccactgagcaaggccagggattgaacttgtatcctcatggatgctgatcagATTGGTTAGCctcggagccacgacgggaactcctgtcttgtcTTACTTATGCTGGATGGTGAGTTTGTCTTTCTCACACTATTATGTATATTGTTTAGCATGCTTTTggaatattttgtaattaaaaaaaaagtgtgtcacCCACACAGAACACTGGCACTCAGAGTTCACACTTCCtaggtttgaatctcagctctaccTCAGTTTCTCCTCCTATAATCTGGGTACAACCTCCCTTCCTTGTGAGGCTGTAAGACATCACAGTGTAATTAGCAAGGTTCCTAGGACACAGTTCTTCTTCTCTGGCCCCTGCCCCGCTTCCCTCCAGGGACCCAGGTGTTCTGTAGGGCCtttggctgtacagcaggtcAACAGCCGGTCTGTGCTTCAGTTCCTTCTTACGACCCCCACTAGGAAGAAGCCTGGGTCCAGCCGGTGCAGCCAGTAGGAACTCACCTCTTTCAGCATCTTTCCTGGCTGGATAGGTTTCCAGGCCCTCGACTGCCCCCCAGTGGCTGGAGGGGCTTGGCTGCTGAAttgcaggttctcaggctggtTGGCCAGCCTGGGCAACTCCACCTCCCACTTACCCAGATACCCTGGCACTGTCTGAAGGAAACAAATGCTTGGCATTGCATTCTCAGGACAACTCTAGAGAATCCTCAGCCAGCAAAATAGGAAACTTAAGCACTGAAACAGGGAAGGTCATGCCCAGGAGTGCAACTCTTCaggcttttcttttcctatttcccTTTCTCAGGGAGTGTGCCCTGAAGTGGCTAAAGCCTGGATCCAAACACTGGCTTTGCCACCTCCTCCTAGCTGTGGGATGTCAGGAAACCACCCAACTTCTGACTCACTTCCCAATCTTGAAACCGCAGTTGCTTTTTTGGCACCTATTTTTCAGTGCATTGATGTATTTATAAAACACCTTACACTACATATGGTAGGCAGGCTGTCATCTTTATTGCTTTTACTTCTTagtacccccccgcccccgccatatgtttctgggctaggggcccagggctgcagctgcaggctagTCAGAGCAGCACCAAATCTTGAGTGTCTACCTACAgctcacatggaagttcccagggtaggggtcagatTGGGAGCCACAGCCagtccgcatctgtgacctacaccacagctcacagcaatccttaaACCATGTCCTTATGGAcatcatttccactctgccacaacagtaacacctagtgtttattcttttgtctttttgctttttcttgggccgctccctcagcacatggaggttctcaggctaggggtctaattggagctgtagccaccagcctacgccagaaccacagcaacgggggaacccgagccatgtctgcaacctacaccacagctcacagcaacgccagggattgaacctgcaacctcacggttcctagttggatttgttaaccactgtaccacgagaggaactcccacCTCGTGTTTATTCTTATATAAACCTCCCAGGACTAACACTTCAATTCCCCAATGGGTGTAGGACCCTTTAGTTTGATACTCAGCATCCAGCAGCCCCTTCAGCACTACACCCCAATTCAATTTATAGCAGGGCCCAGGCCACTGAGATCCCCAAAGTGAAGGCTCCTGTGTAGGCCAGGGAAAGGAGGTGCACACCAGACAGAAGTCACTTTGGGCTGGAGCCACTTAAAGGGCTGCCTGGAGTGAAGGCTGTCCCTGTCCACCTCCTTCTAGGACCTGAGCCCCAACCCctccctcctgctttgttttcagCAGGGTCCAAGGCCTCAGCTGGGGCCCCAGCTTGAACTTtcagtttcttattttctgagaacTGCAAAGGCAGATTGTAGGGGGAGGTGCAAGGGTCCCCAGAGTCTAGCATTAGCATTTCACCCACTTGGGGGCAGAACTGCTTGAACCAGGAAGGCTAGGCCTCAGGTTGAGAACCACAGCCATTCAGGAAACCCCTGGCCTCTATTTCACAAGGGAAGTGCAGCTCTCCTTCCTCAGGCCCTCCACATCAAGAGAGATCCAGACTAGCATTATGAACGAGGCAGTTTATTAACCCAGCTTCATTTGTTCTAATGCTTCTTGTTGGCAGCTGCCACCTGTAGGAAAACGTGGACAAGTAATTAAAATCAGTTGTGGGGTCTATGTTCACACATTTCACAGTAGCTCCCCTACCACCCATGGGACACCAGACGTCCTGATTTGTGGTTTCACATGTATTCATCTCATCGGATCCTTCAGACCTTGGGtacttcctcattttacagaatagTAAACAGGGACTCAAAGGGGAATATTGGAGTGTGATTTCAGTATCTGCCCACTGCCCTGAATCCTCCACACAGCTGCTTTTGTGCCAGGCGTTGCTCTGCCCAGGAAGGGACACTTTCTTCTTCCAGGCCACCCCCAAGTCCCAGAAGGCTGACACCTCCAATCTTTTGACACTGGTGACCAAACATTCCAAGGCTCCTAGGAGGCCTGCCTGAGTCAGTgatacagaaagaagaaaaccaacaaTGGGTTCATGCCAGGCCCTTGGGGCTCCTGTTGCTGTAGCTCACTGAATCCTTGCCACCCTCCTGAAGGAGGCAAGAGCAGAGCACTCTACAGACAGGGAGACTGGCTCTAGGTGGAGGGGCTCTCGGCCATGGTGTCACCATCTGGATGGAGACCTGGGTTCTGAGTCAGCCCTGCTTTCCTGATCCGATGCTCAGTAGGCATGAAGAATAAGGAGGAAATATTGCAAACGGAAATGGAAATCAGAAGGCTGAGCTGGGAAGAGGGAGTCGCACATGTGGGTACATGCCCTGAAGGAGAAACAAGCCCAGCTAGCGGCACCCTGGGCCTGGGGCATTGCTTCACCAGGGCACCTTCATTTCCAACCAGTTTCCATAGGAAGCCtgtccatcaaaaaaaaaatattttgttttccttttcttttttcccctgcaagcacccccacccctggcttgTCTTCTAAGGGAGGAAACTCCATCTGATAAAGCCAGGCCCCAGAAGCACCCAGGCAGTGACGGATGTACCCAGCCCTCACCTGTCCGGCGATTCTGTCCAGATCTCTCTGTCCCTGAGGTGTCAGTTTGCGGCCCCTGTGCAAGAGAAGAGTCAAGCAGCCCCAGGTGAGTGCAGGCTCTCACGGGTGTTCCAGGCTCCTGCAGGCCTTTCCTGGACACAAGTCAGGCCTCCCATGAAGGCACCTGGCCACAAGaccacaggacaccatccaaGTCCCACTGAGGTCTCCAGTCAGCTGCATTCTAACGAGctgggggcaggagtgggagCCCCACCCCTAGCTGAAGAGGTATCGTTTGTGCAAGCATTAGATCAAAAGCCCCGAAAAATCAATTGGGAAAAGTTAACGAGCAGACTAATGAAAGCAGACAGTCGCTAAATTACCTTCTTGGAGCTGGGAGTAGTCAGCTAGAGAGGTCAGGGTGAGGCCCCTCACTGTGTGCTTTTCTGGAGGATACCTGCCGCCTGAGGGGCAGGTGCAGGCTGCACCACAGGCCTGTCACCCTAGTGCATGGGGGGTCTGGCCCCAAGGCTCCTCCTCCatcaccccaccctcccctcccttgcTTACCCATCTTGGTCCTTTTCCACCATTTTCAACCCCTCCAGGGCTTGGAGAACCCGACGGGCCACGCTCTTGGAGCCTCTGCTGAAGTGGCTGGGCATGACACCGTTTCTTTGACGACCCCCATAGATCTTGGTCATGGAGCCGACCCCAGCGCCGCCCCGGAGGTATAGGTGCCGGGCGGTGGAAGCTGCCGGGGGTGTAAGGGAGACTTGAGGACCCTTCTTAGACAGAGAAGGCACTTCTCATGCTACAGTCAGGGAAGCTGAGAAGTAGCACCAAGTCCTAGTAGCCGGCCCCCACCCACAGCTCAGGAGACTGGGGTGCACAGGTAGTGGAGAGACTGCCCCAGCTGCGTGGCTGAGGTGGACATGAGGTGCAGTGAGCACAGCCTGGCAGATGTTTCAGCCTTGACTGTCCAGCTCCACTTGCATGGGGACTCTGAAACGTTTGCCTCAGCACCAGGCCTAACAGTCCCTCTCTGACGGCTACTGTGAGGATTCCAGGGATGCGTCAGGTGTTTACTTCCCTTTATAGGAAAGGTAACAGGCTCCAGAGGGTACTCACTGGCTTCATGTCACACAGCTCTGGATGGACAGCCCCTCCAGATGGTTCTGGTTTTCTACCTCAGGGGGCTTCTGAGGAACTGGGGCCCAGATACCAACCACCACATGGCCCTCCCTGAATGAAAGCTCAAGGGTAGGGATTCTAGAGACCAGCATATTAGATTCTGCCCAAGAGACTACTCTCAGTCCTGAAGATCAGTGGGGAGTCAGAGTCATTCCTTCAACAAGGATTTGCTGCTAAGAGTCACTATCACTAGGCCATGACCCTCCAGTGCTGAGAGCCAGGGGTGGGCAGGTGGAACTGACCAGGTGAGGAGGGCTCCTCCCCTCCAGCTGCCCCTTCCAGAGTAGTTCCTGCACACTTGTTCTCAGCCCACCCATGCCACCCCACCCTCTAAGATGGTCTCCAGATATAGCCACAGGCTTCAGGGGTCTGCAGAGCACAGAACAAACCCTCACCACCTTTCTAAGACCACTCGGAAGTCTCTCCCTGATACCTACTTTTGATCCgagctttctctttctggctgccccacggcatatggagctcctgagccagggattagatccgagccacagtcaaGATATAAgaagttgtggcaatgctggctccttaacccactatgccaggctggggatcaaacctgcgtcccagcactcccaacaCGCCACCgaccctgttgtgccacagcaggaactccctctgctcaTTTTAAAACCGTacaagttcctgtcatggtgcagtggaaacaaatctaagaaccaggatgttgcaggtttgatccctggcctcagatcagtgggttaaggatccagtgttgttgtgagctgtggtgtaggttgggagctatagctctgatttgacccttgcctgggaacctctatatgctgcgggtgcagccctaaataaataaataccacacGGCTTGCAGAGCATAAATTCCAATAAAGCCCAGCCATACTTTCTTCCAGGGGGCTTTTCACATTTCTCTTATAGTTGCATAAAACTGTCTGGCCTGGTGTCGGGTACTGCTTCTCTCCTGCATCCTAGGGTGGCTCTTGGGAAACCCGGAGGAGTCACTCCTCACCTCAAACTGTAAAGGACCACACAGCACCCCTAAATCCCAGCTGTGTCCTGCGAGACCTCCAGGTGGATGAGGAAAGGGTCACACTGCACATGGCAGACCAAACAAGGTTTTCCAAGTGTTTTCACAGCTTAGCAATTCAACAGCTGGCTTTAAGTTCACATCTGTGGCTCCCTCCTGACATAATGGATCATAAATCAGGGGAAGAAAGCCTCTAAGATCTATTTTGCTCAAGCTTTCTCTGCCAAACTTCCACAgttaaaacagcaacaaaacactTCACTAACCTCAACTCACCCCTTAATTCGCTCCCACAATATAGTACCTTCTAGACCTCATTCTATTAACACAGCATGAGTTGGTGCCTAGCCCTGCACAAGGGTCTGACTAGCTTCCATCCTACAATAAAATGCATTCAGGCGCCCCAATTCAACAGCTGCTCACTGCTGGATAGCTAATGACACACAATGGATTCTTACTTCCCTCCCAAGCAGGCCCTCTGGAGAATTGAGGTCAAGAGGCCTGTCCACTGCACCAACCCCTTCAAAGCCCTGCAGCGGTCTCCCCTTGACACTGCTCCTTTCCTTAGAGCAGGTCCCATTCTCCTGCAATGGGTTCTTTCTATCCCTACACATCACCCCTTACACCACTGCCTGGGGACGTCTCACCCCTGGAGATCTGCACCTCTCCAGACTACCCTCAGGAAAGCCCTGCCATCTATTTCTGTCTTCTCTATGTCCCACACCGAGATCACTACCTGTCTACCCCACGCTGGCTCCTACGTGCCTCCAGAATTTCAGCTCCAGCGCAGGTCAATGGCCTATTGTGCTTTAGCCCCAAACCCCTGGAGGAGCAAAATAGGCCAAGCTCCCATGAtccagagaaaaagcaaatatggCACACgctctggttttggaatcaggcTGCTCTCCACTTCATCTGTTTGTACCTGTTTCCTCTTGGTAACTGAGTATCTCCTATGACTTGTGCAGAGTATGAACTGGCAAAACAAAGTGGGAGCACCCTAGACTCTAAATAGAAGTGGACCAATGTTTTGAATGAGGTAGTAGATGGGTCTGTCACAACTACTGCTCCGCCTCAGTTATGAATGTAAACAAAGGGCACGGGTGCACCCCAACAAAATGCACACAGCGAACCTTGGTGCAGAACCACGACCCTGTGCTGCTAAGGCAGCTGGGTAGAGTGAGGCCAAAGGGAGCTTTGGAAACTCGAAGGGAGACcagcagggcaggcaggggaTGCACAGCTAGCACGAGGTGTTGGGGAGGGGCACAGCAACTGTAAGGATGACCAGCAGGCTCACCCAGGTGTGTATTAACCAGGGCTTTCCTGCCATTTTCCCTTAATCTCTCCTTAACTAGAAGAAGTATGAAATGCTGAAAAGGGAAGAGAGCTGCTCGCCAGCCCCTGGCTAAGTGATGATCTGCTGAATTGTGCCACCATCACTAGCTGGCCTCAAGCATGTCACCTAACCTCCCGAACGTCTACTGCAAACCAACTACCACAAGTCCTGCTTGCGAAGTTTTTATTAGATGCAGGTCATACAAAATAAGAATATTGACCTGACTAAATAGGAAAAGCTCTTaaattctttctcttcatcttaaGATCCAAAGCTGCTATGGCCTCTTGGGGCAGGACCAAAGAACACTCAGGACCAGGCAGCCTTGCTTCTTCTCAAGGTGGTCTTGTCCAGGCCCCATCACTACTGACTGCTGTGCCCAAGTGAGTCAACTCAGCTCCTCTTCACCTGCCATATTTTTCTAAAAGCACAAATGTGGGTAAGTGGATTTGCTATCCACCCTACTCCACTCAGATTTCACCTTTTAGTCCTCGGGTCAGGGGCCGTGGCTGAGTCATGCTGGCCCctgtgcccagcccagggcttAGAAGAGTAGACCACCCATCTACAAAATATTTCTTCCCACATGCTGGGCAATTTGTGCCAAGGCCAACTCTTTGCAAGGCTATTCTGtgcccccccccacttcccaacTCTGCTTTCCATCTATTTCCCACTTGGAGACAAGCTTTGGTCAGGACACGACCACCACTTCAGAGGAAGGCCAAGAGCCCTTAGTGAAGGCCTGTGCAGAGGCAGCTGCCTTGGCACAATCCAGTGCTGaaccccaccccctctcccaaaGCAAGCCTCCATGGGGATGGCAGcttggagaaatgcaaaacatTAAAGACAAGTGAGACAGTACTACCACTGTGCAATCACCACTTA contains the following coding sequences:
- the RPS19 gene encoding 40S ribosomal protein S19 isoform X1; the encoded protein is MPGVTVKDVNQQEFVRALAAFLKKSGKLKVPEWVDTVKLAKHKELAPYDENWFYTRAASTARHLYLRGGAGVGSMTKIYGGRQRNGVMPSHFSRGSKSVARRVLQALEGLKMVEKDQDGKGLQEPGTPVRACTHLGLLDSSLAQGPQTDTSGTERSGQNRRTGGSCQQEALEQMKLG
- the RPS19 gene encoding 40S ribosomal protein S19 isoform X2, with amino-acid sequence MPGVTVKDVNQQEFVRALAAFLKKSGKLKVPEWVDTVKLAKHKELAPYDENWFYTRAASTARHLYLRGGAGVGSMTKIYGGRQRNGVMPSHFSRGSKSVARRVLQALEGLKMVEKDQDGGRKLTPQGQRDLDRIAGQVAAANKKH